The window AACATATAACCATTATATGCTTTTAAGTGGAATGGACGGAGTCTTGGTTGAGGATTCATATGGAATGTATGCAGGATCATTGTATAAAATCATTATGATTCCTGTTTCATTTGCAATCTCTTTTGGACAACCATTAATTCCAGAACTAACACATCATTTAACGTCTGGAAATTTAAAAGCAGTTCGTAAAAACTTAGTTCTAGCGATTCAATTAACATGTTTTATTACGGTTCCTGCTGTTGTTGGAATGGCTTTATTATCAGAACCTATTTATATTATGTTCTTTAATTCAAACATCCCTGGATATAATCAAATGGGTGGTGAGATTTTTAGATTAGGTTCACTACTTGGACTATTCATGGCACTTTATAGTATTATTACGGCTATTTTACAAGGAATTGGTAAGCAGTGGTACGGTATTATCTTCTTAGCAACATCATTAGTGATTAAATATATTGGGAATGTGTTGTTAATTCCTATTTTTAAAACAGATGGAGCGACATTAGCGACGATGATTGCTTATACATTCTGTATGACGATGAGTTTAATCATTATTAAACGTCAAACAGGATTTAAATTGTCACAGTTGCTTCGTCGTTTAGTTGCAATTTTTGTTTTTACAGGAATGATGGCACTAGTTGTTATGATTGTAAAATCAGGCTTAAACCTAGTGATCGACTATGATAAACATCATTTATTATCTTATGTTTATGTTGCCATTTCTGGATTTGTTGGAATTGTCGTGTACTTTGGTTTAGCTTGGTATTTTGATTTAATTCATGCTTTATTCGGGGTGAAATTTTCTCCTAAACAACTAAAAGAACGCATACTTCGTCGTCGCTAAGTTCATACTATCCCTATATAACTAGATGAGTTGAAGGTGATGGGATGAAGCGTGCATTAACTCGTTGTCTATTAGGAATTAGTGTGATCTGCTTTTTATTTATTGGAGGTCTCAGAACGAATGTTCAGTTAACCTCTCAAGCACAACAAAATCTTTCAGTGCTTGTCCCTCAAGCCATGAAGTTAACCGACCATGTGAAGCTATGGTTATCTGATTATGTCGAAGAAGACGAAGCAGTCATCAGCACAGTGGATGTTCTTGCTCAAAAAGAAGGTTTGATTGATTATGACGCTGCTTTAGAAATTGTATACGAGATGATTGGTGATATTGAGCATTTATTGACACTCGATCAAAAAGAAGCGATTGAAAAAGAAGTTAATGAACTCTACAAACAAAGCATTTTAAAACAGTATAAAAATGAAGTCGGTCCACAGTTTTACGAATAAAAAAGTCGCCAAATGGCGACTTTTTTAAATGGTTGTTTCAGGTCTAAATCCAAGATAACTTTCAACTTTACGTAAGCGAATATTAATATTAGCGACCTTGTTTTTCATATCCACTGGATCATTAGCGTTATCATTTATCATCGGATAGTTAGCAGGAGAATTGGTTGGATTGATATTATATCCCTGTGGAGATGGAACTAGGGAAGCTCCAGAAGAAAGAGCTGGATCGACTGAATAAGTTGGAATACTTGGATTAGTTGTTCCCACAGTATTAGTTGGTGTTAAAGAGGGAAGATTATATGGAGTGCTAGACGTGTTTTGTTGAATGTTTTTTTGAACATCACTGCCCGCTGAATAAGGATTGGTAGGATTAGGGCGTAAATCTTGATTTGATAATGCATGAGTAGTTGCTAAATCGTTAAAAGATGGTGTTAAGTTTGGAAGTTGATCTTGAGGTTGAGTGATACGCGAAAAATCATTAAACGAAAATTGCCCAGGAAATAGTTCGTTACTAGCTGGTTCTTCACCAATGCTTCCACTTAAGTTTTCATTAATTAAAGAGGGATATTGAGACGAATGATAATGATCCGTTGTCATCGGATAAGAACTAGAATTAGGTCCATAGGCTGGAGTCTGGTTTTGTGGATAGTTATTAGATGGCATGGAAGAAGGATAAGGAGCCATAGCATTTGGATTGAACGCTTGATTTCCTAATGCATTCGGATAAGGGTTTCCACCATTATTCATCATAGGTGCTTGATTATAATTCGAATTATTGTTCATCATCGGATATGGAGTGTTTGCGTTATTCATAGGTTGAGGTTGCGGAAAGTTAAAGTCTGTCATTGGACCGTAGTTAGGGTTTGGATAATTGTTCATCGACGGATTGAAATTAGGGTTTTGATTCATTGCAGGATAAGGCTGATTCATCATTGAGGGGGGATTGGTATTCATATTATGATTTACCATAGGCATTTGAGCAGGATTGAAATTATTATTCATCATGGGATTAAGTCCTCCTATTGACGGCATTGCACCATTTCGACCTTGAAATTGAGGACCCGCACTTGTATTAGGTCCCATCATTTGATTAACGCTTGGTCCAAGTGGAGACATACCATTATGGCCTTGGGGAGGGTTTTTGGTATTATTTAAAAATTGATTTAAATAAAATTGCTCCATCTCATCAATAGGCGTTTTCGACTTTTGTTTTTTTAGTTTGCTAAACATGGGCGAAGCCCTCCTTTCTATTGCTACTATATACTATGAAAGGTGCCCTGATTATGTTATGATATTTTTGTTTAAAAAGTTTTAAAGAAAATTGGAGGAACAAACGTTGCGTTTAGATAAATTATTAGCTCATACGGGATATGGAACACGAACAGAAGTAAAAAAATTATTAAAATCGAAAGTGGTTAAAGTCGATGGCGTGATCGTCAAAGATGCTAAGCAAAAAGTAGATTTGAGTCAACAAGTGGTGACCGTTTTTGATGAACAAGTTGAATATCGTGAGTTTGTTTACTTAATGATGAACAAACCTCAAAACTGTTTAAGTGCAACACGTGATCGTGATTATCGCACCGTTATCGATTTGTTAGATGAGGATTACTTAATGTTTGATGTTGCACCTGCGGGACGTTTGGATCGTGACACAGAAGGTCTAGTTCTTTTAACGAATGATGGAAAACTGGCTCACGAGATTATTTCACCTAAAAAAGATGTATTCAAACGTTATGTGGCACATATTAGTGGTGAATTAACCGCTTCTTCAATCAAACAATTAGAAGTAGGTGTAGAAATTTTAGATGGAAATAATGAGTCATTTATCACGAAACCAGCAAAGTTAAACGTGATAGGCCCAGTTAATGATTTAACAGCAGTAGAAATTTGTATTACCGAAGGTAAGTTTCATCAGGTTAAGCGAATGTTTGCTAGTGTAGGATGCAAGGTGGTTTATTTAAAACGTTTAGCCATTGGTTCTTTACAATTAGACGAAACACTGGCATTAGGTGAATATCGTGAATTGACAGAAGAAGAATTAGCTTGTTTAAAAGAAGAGACAACACATTAAATTAAAAACAATTGATAAGAAAGTGAGGTGTATTTAAAATGAGAGTTGATTTACATGTTCATACATCTATTTCAGATAGTTCGTTAAGTACTAAAGAGACTTTATTATTAGCTAAACAACGGGGATTAACTCATGTAGCAATCACGAATCATGATACGTTAGTTGGATTAAAAGAGGCAATTGAGCTTGGTAAACAAATAGGCGTTCACGTGATTCCGGGAATTGAGATTAGTGCCTATGACTTTAAACATCAAAAGAAAACTCATATTCTTGGATATAACTTTGATTTAGAGGGAACGCACATTAAGGCATTAGTAGACCCAGTTAATAAGCGTCGAGATGCGAATACAAAATGGCAAGTACAACAACTAATTGAAGCTGGCTATCCTCTCACAATGAATGAGGTAGCTAAAAAAGCAAAAGATTCAACCGCGTGGTATAAACAACATATTTTTGATGTCTTAACAAGTAAAGGTTATCAAAGGGAAGAACTTAAACCGTTATTTAAAAAGGGTGGACTTTGTGATCGTGTGATTACGTATGTGAGTGCAGAGGATGCGGTTAAAGCCATTAAGGCCGATCATGGAATAGCGGTGATGGCTCATCCTGGACAATCTAAAACGTATGACTTAATCCCTCAACTTGTGGCTGTTGGTTTAGATGGAATCGAAAAGTATCATCCCGATCACAAAGAAGAAGATTATCAATTAATCGATGGGTTAGTGGCAAAGTATCACTTAATAGCAACGACAGGATCAGATTTTCATCATGAGTATGGTCCTAATCGTCCATTTGGGACACTTTTCATGACATCACTACCCTTTAAATAATAAGAAATCCTCTGAAAAAGAGGATTTTTTTATCAAGAAATGAGGACTTGGGCTCTCATTCACAATTTATTAAAGTTATGATACAATAACAGTCGTGTAAAAAAAGATCATAAAATCATAAAATCTGCAGAAAAGGTTTTAGTTTAGACATAGGAGAAAGGCAGCGGTGATCATATGCGTTTAAGAAAAGTAAAAGGTGCAGCGGAAACAATTGCAGCTCACCCTGAGATTGTTATTCCTGATGCACAAGCATTAAAAGGAAAATGGCAATCGGTATTTGAAAAGGAACAACCTTTATATATTGAAGTTGGAATGGGAAAAGGTCAATTTATTATTGGAATGGCGCAGAAAAATCCCCATCTAAACTTTATTGGAATTGAAAAATTCGATTCAGTCATGGTACGCGCGCTTGAAAAAGTGTTAGAAGCAGGAGAGTTACCAAACTTAAAATTATTAAAAATCGATGCTCAAGAGTTAACAGACATTTTTGCTGAAAATGAAGTGGAAGGTGTTTATTTAAACTTCTCAGATCCATGGCCAAAACCACGTCATGCGAAGCGTCGTTTAACACACGAAAACTTCTTAAAGTTATATGAACATATTACCATTCCAAATGGATATGTTTGTTTTAAAACAGATAATCGTTTATTATTTGAATATTCATTAGTGAGTGTCACTGAATATGGAATGGCATTACGTGATGTTGCTCTTGATTTACATCAACGAGAAGACTTAGAATGGAATGTCATGACAGAGTACGAACAAAAATTTAGTGCAAAAGGACAACCAATTTATCGATTAGAAGCACAATTTCAGACGCAAGAGTAAAAGGATATAAGGGGTAAATGGATGAAAGTTATTGTAGGTTCAACTAATCGAGTAAAAATTAATGCGGTTAAGGATGTTTTAAGTGAAATAGGGTGTGAGGTCATTGGTGTAGACGCCCCGAGTGGCGTTTCTAACCAACCCTTTAGTGATGCTGAAACAGTAGCGGGTGCTAGTCATCGTGCCGAGGCTTGTTTAGCATTTGGAGAAATAGGAATTGGTTTAGAAGCGGGTGTTGAATATTTAAATAATCAGCTATATTTAGTCAATTGGGGTGTTTTAAAAACTAGTGATCATCAATGTTTTTATGCAGGTGGAACTAGGCTACCACTACCCATTGAGTTGATTGCTCCTCTTGAAGCAGGTCAGGAATTAGGGGATGTCATTGATGCATATTCTAAGCGACAAAATGTTCGATCAAACGAAGGAGCCATCGGCATTTTAACGGCTGACTTTTTTAATCGTCAAGAGAATTTCAGTCACATTGTTCGCCTGTTATGGGGACAATATCAGTATGCCAAGCAATCGTGTCGAAAATAAAAAATTTGGTTACAATCGCTTCCTGTGGTATAATAGAGTAGATTTATACTATAAGGAGGCGATTTTTTGTCGAAAAAAACACGAGATATATCGAAACTCTCAGAAGAAATGAAACCGGCATCAAACAGTATGAAACAACATTTCATCAACTTGACAAAGTCATCTAAGCGTAAATTACACGCATTAAATATTAAAAATAAATTAAAACTAAATCAAATTAATCATCAAATTAAAAAGACGAAATATAATTCTGTGACGGATGAGTCACTATTAATCAAGAAAGCAAATGCTAGTGATTTACGTTTAATGAATCGTGTTACAACTCTTTTTAGTGGGGTTGTTATTGTAGGGTTAAGTGCAGGATTAATCTGGATGGCTCAACCCAAAATTACAGAAGCTACATTCGCTAATAAAATGCAAGAGAGTATTAATGCCGCATTTACTTATGAGGGGCAAGAAGTAAATACTAAAAATGGAACCATTGCATATCATATTCCAAGACAATTCCAATATCGTTGGTCAATTGGTGTGAACGATATCATTAAGTATAAGGATAATGAAGTTATTATGCATTATAATAATCAATATAATGTTGTAGGACAAGATCCTGAGACTTATTATTTACTACGTGATGAGAACAAAGCTGCTGGTGAAGAGGTTTTCTATCAAAACTTTAATCAAGATGGACAAAATGGTTTTGTTCAATTAGTTAAAATGACAGAAAAGTATTTACTCACTGTTTTTGTTGATGGAACTAAGTTATCAGCTATTATTGATTATGAAGAAGCGCCTTATTTAGCATATAATATGTTAATGGTTGGTCGTACGGTTGAAGTTTATGAGTCACATTCAGTTGGAACTGAATTGACGAAAAAAGAAGTCGGTGTAGAAACATCATCGGCTATGACGACAGATGAAACATTAGATTCATCTGATCACTCAAAAATCATATCTATTAATGAAAATTCATCTTCAACAGAGAGTGAAGACCAGTCTGATGAGGAGACAACATTAGAGGGGCAGCTGTCATCAGAGGAAAGTAAAGAAATCATAGAGTTTGATTTTAGTAGTGAAAAACGAAATGAAATGGCTTCTGATGGCGAATCTGAAGCCAACTAAGGAGGAACAATGATGAAAGACATTACAAGTGTAGAGCAATACCGCGAGATTATTGAAAATGAAGATGTAATCATTTTATTTACAGCTAACTGGTGTCCAGATTGTATGGTCATTAAACCATTTATGCCAAGTATTATCGAAAAATATAGTGACTATAAGTTTTATTCAATTAATCGTGATCACTTAATGGATTTATGTGTAGAGTTAGAGATTTTTGGAATTCCAAGCTTTGTTGCCTTTAAAGGTGGAAAAGAAGTGGGACGTTTTGTTAATAAAGAACGTAAAACACGTCAACAAATTGAATCTTTTATCGAATCATTAGCTTAATTATTCATTTTTAAAGAATCGTCATATTTTCATGACGATTTTTTTTTACCTTCTTGTGAAAAAAGAACTTTTTCATGTATAATTAAGAGTAAACATTTGGGTAATTTAGGGTGTGACAATATGAAAAAACGTAAAATTTTTGATATTGAGAAAGTGGGGTTTGGGGATGAAGTAGAAGTTTCACCGACACCTAAACCCGTCTCAAAAAAAGAAATACCAGTCGTGATTCAACCGGTGGAACCTTCAATTGCTAAACCGAGTGTGAATCCTCCTCAGGCCGTTTTAAGCCCAGAGGTAAATGTAAAAAAAGAACGTCAAAGTGTTACTGTTTCTAAAACAAACACATCTCGTTCGAATTCATCTTTAAATTTAACGGGGTATCGACCGGTCGAGTTTGTATCACCGATTAGTGGGCGTCGAGTGACTCAACCTAAAAGGGTACACTTAGCTCATGGACAATATGAACTTTCAACAGCCTCGCTAGTAGATGAGTTAAGTGATGAAAACGTACAAGAAACTGCTCAAATTCAAACGTCACTTAGCAATCAAGAAAATCAAATGGCGTCAGATTTAAATGAGGTATTTGATCAAATGTTAGAGGCTAAGGAGAATGAACCATCAATCTGTCCCAGTTCTACAATTGAGAATGATGTTAATGAATTGGAAGTCAATGAAACAACAGTTGATTCATCAGTATCAAATCAAACGCAAAATTTCATCGTAAAACATGAGGAAGAGATTACTCATTCATCTGATACTTTAGCCGCTTCAAATGAATTAGAGGTAGAAAAAAGAGAAGATCGATTAAGCGAGATTGTTAGTGAAGTAAAGGAACTAGCAGTGACAATTGTTGAGACAATTAATAAGTCACAAGAAGAATCGGAAGAAGATTCAACACAAAATCCAGTGATAACAAACGACGAGGAATCAGTCCAAGATTCAATGAATGAATCAAAGTCTGATGAAAAAAATATCAATCATCAGAAAGAATGCTTTGAAAACGAGCAAATCAAGG of the Turicibacter sp. TJ11 genome contains:
- a CDS encoding polysaccharide biosynthesis protein gives rise to the protein MGNRFLKGAMILSISMFATKFLGILYVIPFQQLVGTSGMALYNYAYTPYALFISLSTLGIPVGIAKFVSKYNAAGEYDTARKMFRYAIWFMIALGFIGFLTMYNLAPWYAQVVLGGEEALANTVEDVTMAIQTISFALLIIPVMAIFRGFFQGNQNMVPTSVSQFVEQVVRIIFILAGSYYIINFQGGTTKQAVGFSVFSAFLAGITAFLILYYFWIKNVKQYNELLKQSVPHEPRNYGNLFAELISYAIPFAILGLATNLFQIVDQTTYNHYMLLSGMDGVLVEDSYGMYAGSLYKIIMIPVSFAISFGQPLIPELTHHLTSGNLKAVRKNLVLAIQLTCFITVPAVVGMALLSEPIYIMFFNSNIPGYNQMGGEIFRLGSLLGLFMALYSIITAILQGIGKQWYGIIFLATSLVIKYIGNVLLIPIFKTDGATLATMIAYTFCMTMSLIIIKRQTGFKLSQLLRRLVAIFVFTGMMALVVMIVKSGLNLVIDYDKHHLLSYVYVAISGFVGIVVYFGLAWYFDLIHALFGVKFSPKQLKERILRRR
- a CDS encoding pseudouridine synthase, with protein sequence MRLDKLLAHTGYGTRTEVKKLLKSKVVKVDGVIVKDAKQKVDLSQQVVTVFDEQVEYREFVYLMMNKPQNCLSATRDRDYRTVIDLLDEDYLMFDVAPAGRLDRDTEGLVLLTNDGKLAHEIISPKKDVFKRYVAHISGELTASSIKQLEVGVEILDGNNESFITKPAKLNVIGPVNDLTAVEICITEGKFHQVKRMFASVGCKVVYLKRLAIGSLQLDETLALGEYRELTEEELACLKEETTH
- a CDS encoding PHP domain-containing protein — protein: MRVDLHVHTSISDSSLSTKETLLLAKQRGLTHVAITNHDTLVGLKEAIELGKQIGVHVIPGIEISAYDFKHQKKTHILGYNFDLEGTHIKALVDPVNKRRDANTKWQVQQLIEAGYPLTMNEVAKKAKDSTAWYKQHIFDVLTSKGYQREELKPLFKKGGLCDRVITYVSAEDAVKAIKADHGIAVMAHPGQSKTYDLIPQLVAVGLDGIEKYHPDHKEEDYQLIDGLVAKYHLIATTGSDFHHEYGPNRPFGTLFMTSLPFK
- the trmB gene encoding tRNA (guanosine(46)-N7)-methyltransferase TrmB produces the protein MRLRKVKGAAETIAAHPEIVIPDAQALKGKWQSVFEKEQPLYIEVGMGKGQFIIGMAQKNPHLNFIGIEKFDSVMVRALEKVLEAGELPNLKLLKIDAQELTDIFAENEVEGVYLNFSDPWPKPRHAKRRLTHENFLKLYEHITIPNGYVCFKTDNRLLFEYSLVSVTEYGMALRDVALDLHQREDLEWNVMTEYEQKFSAKGQPIYRLEAQFQTQE
- a CDS encoding DUF84 family protein, which gives rise to MKVIVGSTNRVKINAVKDVLSEIGCEVIGVDAPSGVSNQPFSDAETVAGASHRAEACLAFGEIGIGLEAGVEYLNNQLYLVNWGVLKTSDHQCFYAGGTRLPLPIELIAPLEAGQELGDVIDAYSKRQNVRSNEGAIGILTADFFNRQENFSHIVRLLWGQYQYAKQSCRK
- a CDS encoding thioredoxin family protein gives rise to the protein MKDITSVEQYREIIENEDVIILFTANWCPDCMVIKPFMPSIIEKYSDYKFYSINRDHLMDLCVELEIFGIPSFVAFKGGKEVGRFVNKERKTRQQIESFIESLA